In the Colletotrichum higginsianum IMI 349063 chromosome 7 map unlocalized unitig_7, whole genome shotgun sequence genome, one interval contains:
- a CDS encoding Oxidoreductase molybdopterin binding domain-containing protein, which produces MAPAEPNAIPFRAKGEIPEFKEERDGWKGYIEWEKYPEKKKLVEKLMAQYDFPDPPQFQLGPLPDTNPILTGERWKQYHYALGLGHLPEISWDIVKKEKAEDMIHVLQFPYNGEPPRDRLVETELTNNRDHFVRNHGGIPEIDAEKYTLDISGLVNNPQTFTLEDLKTKFPHQSSVVSLQCSGTRRLEQIAQYPGDGDELINAPWGEGAIGTARWTGVSLKKVIKYCGGLKEGAGHLEFYGADTYFKKGKVHNYIVSVPWRKVKLNEVLLAWEMNGEPLPKIHGFPLRTVVFGYIGARSTKWLTEIRAIQHESAAPVQRREYIYYTPQIGKQNVKYSNGFSIQEMPVSSAIMSPRDMDQIVHDGKIRLRGWAFSGGGHWPVRVEVSSDGGSVWYEVPYDKLTTKYFHAWRLWEIELPVDAEGWLEFCVRTWDNACNTQPTYVRSAWNWDLHVTSSAHRIKVYSMNRSRPETAARLKKLEEKGIPILPITHPVEIDLESDEEYERNMAAQGGRDPVE; this is translated from the exons ATGGCTCCCGCTGAGCCAAATGCTATCCCCTTCAGGGCCAAGGGCGAGATCCCTGAATTcaaggaagagagggacGGCTGGAAGGGATATATCGAGTGGGAGAAATAccccgagaagaagaagttggTCGAGAAGCTGATGGCTCAATATGACTTTCCGGAC CCGCCTCAATTCCAACTGGGGCCGCTGCCCGACACGAATCCCATTCTCACGGGCGAAAGGTGGAAGCAGTACCACTATGCCCTGGGCTTGGGTCACCTGCCCGAAATCAGCTGGGACATTGTCAAGAAAGAGAAGGCGGAGGACATGATCCACGTGCTTCAGTTCCCCTACAACGGCGAACCCCCGCGG gaccgcctcgtcgagacggaGCTCACCAACAACAGAGACCACTTCGTCCGCAACCACGGCGGCATCCCTGAGATCGACGCGGAAAAGTATACGCTCGACATTTCGGGCCTCGTCAACAACCCGCAGACCTTTACCCTGGAAGATCTCAAGACCAAATTTCCGCACCAGAGCAGTGTTGTCTCGCTCCAGTGCTCCGGTACCCGCCGCCTGGAGCAGATTGCGCAGTATcctggcgacggcgacgagcttATCAACGCACCCTGGGGTGAGGGTGCCATTGGCACGGCCCGCTGGACGGGCGTCAGTCTGAAAAAGGTGATCAAGTACTGCGGCGGTCTGAAGGAAGGCGCGGGCCACCTCGAATTCTACGGTGCCGACACGTACttcaagaagggcaaggtGCACAACTACATCGTGAGCGTTCCGTGGCGCAAGGTGAAGCTGAACGAGGTCCTCCTCGCATGGGAGATGAACGGCGAGCCGCTGCCCAAGATCCACGGGTTCCCGCTGCGCACCGTCGTGTTCGGCTACATTGGCGCGCGCAGCACCAAGTGGCTGACGGAGATCCGGGCGATCCAGCACGAGagcgcggcgccggtgcAGCGGCGCGAGTACATCTACTACACGCCGCAGATCGGGAAGCAGAACGTCAAGTACAGCAACGGCTTCTCGATCCAGGAGATGCCTGTGTCGTCGGCCATCATGTCGCCGAGGGACATGGACCAGATCGTGCACGACGGTAAGATCCGGCTGCGCGGCTGGGCcttctcgggcggcgggcacTGGCCCGTCCGGGTCGAGGTCAGCAGCGACGGCGGGTCGGTGTGGTACGAGGTGCCGTACGACAAGTTGACGACCAAGTACTTTCACGCGTGGCGGCTGTGGGAGATTGAGCTGcctgtcgacgccgagggaTGGCTGGAGTTTTGCGTGCGGACGTGGGACAACGCGTGTAACACGCAGCCTACCTATGTGCGCTCTGCTTG GAACTGGGACCTGCACGTCACGTCCTCGGCCCACCGCATCAAGGTCTACAGCATGAACCGGTCGCggcccgagacggcggccaggctGAAAaagctcgaggagaaggggatcCCCATCTTGCCGATCACTCACCCTGTCGAGATCGACCTGGAGTCGGACGAGGAGTACGAGAGAAACATGGCGGCGCAGGGTGGTCGGGACCCGGTGGAGTGA